In one Candidatus Omnitrophota bacterium genomic region, the following are encoded:
- a CDS encoding exosortase system-associated protein, TIGR04073 family, whose translation MKNLLKGIIICVAIFMILNIATSSYAQDPGKKIYRGLANIVTGWIELPKNIYDTSVEDNPLSGITIGLAKGVGMTIVRTGAGVYETVTFPFPIPEGYTPVIEPEFVFKSK comes from the coding sequence ATGAAAAATCTATTAAAGGGTATAATAATATGTGTAGCTATATTTATGATTCTGAATATAGCGACATCAAGCTATGCGCAAGATCCCGGTAAGAAGATCTACAGGGGACTCGCGAATATAGTCACAGGGTGGATCGAGCTTCCTAAAAACATATACGACACCAGCGTAGAAGACAATCCTCTCTCTGGTATCACAATCGGTCTAGCGAAAGGCGTTGGGATGACCATCGTCAGGACAGGAGCAGGAGTGTACGAGACAGTCACATTCCCGTTCCCGATTCCGGAAGGCTATACGCCGGTTATTGAGCCAGAATTTGTGTTCAAGAGCAAATAA
- a CDS encoding thioesterase family protein: MKSFETQVRVRYQETDNMGVVYYANYFVWFEIARTEYLRSLGISYSKLEDQGIFMMVAEARCRYKASAKYDDVVTIQSGVSEMNNSSMKFEYKLFVGEKMIAAGDSVHVFTNKSSRPVRVPAEIRNIHEACRAKV, encoded by the coding sequence ATGAAATCCTTTGAAACTCAGGTCCGGGTCAGATACCAGGAAACTGATAATATGGGGGTCGTATACTACGCGAACTATTTCGTGTGGTTCGAGATAGCGAGGACCGAATACCTGCGCTCGCTAGGCATATCGTATAGTAAGCTGGAAGATCAAGGCATATTCATGATGGTAGCGGAGGCCAGGTGCAGATACAAGGCGAGCGCAAAATACGACGATGTAGTCACAATACAGTCAGGCGTCTCAGAGATGAATAATTCCAGCATGAAATTCGAGTATAAATTATTCGTCGGGGAAAAGATGATAGCTGCCGGTGATTCCGTTCACGTCTTCACGAACAAATCCTCCAGGCCGGTAAGGGTACCAGCCGAGATCAGGAACATCCACGAGGCATGCCGGGCGAAAGTTTGA
- a CDS encoding HD domain-containing phosphohydrolase: MKENRDSTYQNELFDRLRRSVGLKKEEECIGCIIKPTTWWLVEKPNPKYSDLETVIQGNCQCYKRSDTGNRKKCIDTILCIIKKASETRVLTRFECADGLHGFVYPLVQGDRLYGYLGVCYAKKDVSEQLLDVFTAFTDTIVREVQKELELSKLYETIRPRAIALSTVHTVHRLIGSTLDLNELLPRIARLSLQIMRANRCSIKLVDAKRRTLLPKATVDLREKKSRLKKVRVGKWAPGKAVKFGRPIRGENYLATPLIDEDVIGVITLYDKVDNKPFTAFDQEIMATMAEQAVIAIKNAELYKDQQRLTMGSIKALAKVLDTRAPGTYVPQASFLKITLGMGQELHLEGEDLKSLEYAAILHDAGEIVVPDKVLSKPTKLTGKEYEIVKEHPIVGVEIIKHMKALKTVVPIILYHHEHYDGSGYPKGLRKDQIPLGARIMALVSAFEAMITKRPYRKAKTIDEAIGEIRRNSGTQFDPKVVDVFLKVMNRKDIRSMLEKELYRTH; this comes from the coding sequence ATGAAAGAAAATAGAGATAGTACATACCAGAATGAGCTCTTCGACAGGCTGAGAAGGAGCGTGGGCCTGAAGAAGGAAGAGGAATGCATAGGCTGCATCATAAAACCTACTACCTGGTGGCTAGTCGAAAAACCAAATCCCAAATATTCCGACCTGGAAACGGTTATCCAGGGCAACTGCCAATGCTACAAAAGATCCGATACAGGCAACAGGAAAAAATGCATTGATACCATTTTGTGCATAATCAAGAAGGCTTCGGAGACGAGGGTTCTAACCAGGTTCGAATGCGCCGACGGCCTTCACGGTTTCGTGTATCCTCTCGTACAGGGCGATAGGCTGTATGGTTATTTAGGCGTATGCTATGCAAAAAAGGACGTTTCAGAACAATTGCTCGATGTCTTTACCGCATTCACGGATACGATCGTAAGGGAAGTCCAGAAGGAGCTTGAGCTGTCAAAGTTGTATGAAACAATACGGCCTCGCGCCATTGCCCTATCCACCGTTCACACGGTCCACAGGCTTATAGGCTCTACGCTGGATTTAAATGAGCTTCTTCCCCGGATCGCCAGGCTGTCATTGCAGATCATGAGAGCGAACAGGTGTTCTATAAAACTGGTCGACGCGAAGAGAAGGACGCTCCTGCCTAAAGCGACGGTAGATCTCAGAGAAAAGAAATCCCGTTTAAAAAAGGTCCGGGTAGGAAAATGGGCTCCCGGCAAAGCGGTGAAGTTCGGAAGGCCCATAAGGGGCGAGAACTATCTGGCAACACCATTAATAGACGAGGACGTGATAGGGGTTATAACCCTTTACGATAAAGTCGACAATAAACCGTTCACCGCATTCGACCAGGAAATAATGGCGACCATGGCGGAACAGGCGGTAATCGCTATTAAGAACGCGGAGCTTTACAAGGACCAGCAGAGACTTACGATGGGCAGTATCAAAGCGCTGGCGAAAGTGCTCGATACGCGCGCGCCCGGCACCTATGTTCCACAGGCGTCATTCCTGAAGATAACCCTCGGTATGGGGCAGGAGCTGCATCTGGAAGGGGAAGACCTGAAGAGCCTCGAATACGCGGCCATCCTGCACGACGCCGGCGAGATAGTAGTGCCTGACAAGGTGCTTTCCAAACCGACGAAGCTTACCGGCAAAGAGTATGAGATAGTTAAGGAGCATCCAATTGTCGGGGTCGAGATAATCAAGCACATGAAGGCGTTAAAAACGGTCGTCCCGATAATATTATATCATCACGAGCATTATGACGGCTCCGGCTATCCCAAGGGATTAAGGAAGGACCAGATACCGCTTGGCGCGAGGATAATGGCTTTGGTAAGCGCGTTTGAGGCAATGATAACAAAAAGACCTTACAGAAAAGCAAAAACGATAGACGAGGCCATAGGAGAAATAAGGAGAAACTCCGGTACGCAATTCGATCCGAAAGTAGTGGATGTATTCCTGAAAGTCATGAACAGAAAAGATATAAGGTCGATGCTTGAAAAGGAGTTATACAGGACACATTAG
- a CDS encoding ATP-dependent DNA helicase: MKEYIKFYNQLNPLQRSAVDAVEGPLLVLAGPGTGKTQLLSVRAGSILQSGKARPENILILTYTNSAAKAMKERLAAVIGPQGYDVEVGTFHSFANSIIQESEDAANYVEDRIQMDDVERMRVIEYILDNTKGVDDIRPFRAPYTYLKEILNKIGDLKKDGITPRELDDYLKDAKSLYKELDDKYVKRLRAFSIVYARYEELKAGKSKDIFDERGRYDFDDMIIFATEALKKETALREEYRDQYKYIMVDEYQDTNGAQLKLLFTLFGKKGSNLACVGDDDQSIYRFQGASVGNFKLLCKQFPGISVISLKENYRSSKELINISGRIINLIPHAERMGEKTLQAKKDYRNTEILFREFTTSEEELLYIVDKVRELKDHIEADRNLPEEERAHPYNNIAILVRKRSDILKIIDAFLKAGIPYATDGKEDISGEKRVKQLLDVLDLAYIDPGEHGLKDLALYKVLTADYFRIPHSDVLTFLSHVNAINAKKGKGRVTVLGELLRYFSRDDKELKFQESDRLKHAAGVIDRLLTDSRTRSVHTILMDFVKEAGIFKHILSEYDGNDILKIRQLRGLTSFVNMVKASDVANPAIRLDDFMLEMKTRKEHGLAVQGNLVTLTQAGVRVYTAHGSKGLEFNSVIIPFCLHNKNWPSRPRPDMIILPSDLFKSKEEVRGKEKLKELALQDETRLFYVAVTRAKSRLIFTASPTEDAVPSRYLSALDIAQESPENVKEEELLEKSLETTDLNDPFVGTEEVLKDMIGNLTLNPTRLNTYMTCRRKFLYNDVLKLPGPKKKSLVFGNCVHKALEDTYKAFMKNRKFPNFSFFLECFKSELSFQGVDEVMERDCLNKSDTLKGWFEIASKDPVMPIGLEKKLLITVGDNIIFTGKYDKVEPEDKKAGLVRILDYKTGKPDNHLRDIEKSRDPSDPECDGYLRQLVCYKLLFERDKKESRGMHVSHGALVFIEPVSTPLKAQGYKKGDYVTKSVAISDEMVDSLEELIKQAAGDIRGLRFEKLVMRDDKKCGMCDFDPICWG; the protein is encoded by the coding sequence ATGAAAGAATATATTAAATTCTATAATCAATTGAACCCGCTGCAAAGATCGGCCGTTGACGCTGTTGAAGGCCCCTTGCTGGTACTGGCAGGCCCCGGCACCGGAAAGACACAGTTGCTTTCCGTAAGGGCGGGCTCTATACTGCAAAGCGGAAAGGCAAGGCCCGAGAATATCCTCATATTGACATATACAAATTCAGCCGCCAAGGCAATGAAGGAGCGCCTCGCCGCCGTCATAGGCCCTCAGGGATATGATGTCGAAGTCGGCACTTTCCACAGTTTCGCCAACTCTATCATCCAGGAGTCTGAAGACGCCGCCAATTATGTAGAGGACAGGATACAGATGGATGACGTCGAACGGATGAGGGTCATCGAGTATATACTTGACAATACAAAGGGCGTAGATGACATACGCCCGTTCAGGGCGCCGTATACTTATTTAAAGGAGATACTGAATAAAATAGGAGACCTGAAAAAAGACGGCATAACACCGCGGGAACTTGACGATTACCTGAAAGACGCTAAGAGCCTGTATAAGGAACTCGATGATAAATACGTAAAACGACTGCGCGCGTTCTCAATAGTCTACGCCAGGTACGAAGAGCTAAAAGCGGGCAAGTCAAAAGATATATTCGATGAACGCGGAAGGTATGACTTCGACGATATGATAATATTTGCCACAGAGGCACTCAAGAAAGAGACTGCCCTGCGCGAAGAGTACCGCGACCAATACAAATATATCATGGTGGATGAGTACCAGGATACGAACGGCGCGCAGCTGAAACTGCTTTTCACCCTTTTCGGCAAAAAAGGATCGAACCTTGCCTGCGTCGGCGACGATGACCAGTCCATCTACAGGTTCCAGGGCGCCAGCGTAGGTAATTTTAAGCTTTTATGCAAGCAGTTTCCCGGTATTTCGGTAATTTCTCTTAAAGAAAATTACCGATCATCCAAAGAGCTGATAAATATATCCGGCAGGATAATTAACCTTATACCCCACGCGGAACGTATGGGTGAAAAGACCCTGCAAGCAAAAAAGGATTACCGAAACACAGAGATATTATTCAGGGAATTCACAACCTCCGAAGAAGAACTGCTGTATATCGTAGACAAGGTCCGGGAGCTGAAGGATCATATCGAAGCCGACCGGAATCTGCCGGAAGAAGAGCGAGCCCATCCTTACAATAATATAGCCATCCTCGTAAGGAAGCGGAGTGATATACTCAAGATAATAGACGCTTTTTTAAAGGCCGGGATCCCTTACGCTACCGATGGTAAAGAGGATATAAGCGGGGAAAAGCGCGTCAAACAGCTTCTCGATGTCCTTGACCTGGCCTACATAGACCCCGGAGAGCACGGATTAAAGGACCTTGCCCTTTACAAGGTCCTCACGGCGGACTATTTCCGCATACCCCATTCGGACGTCCTGACGTTCTTAAGCCATGTAAACGCTATTAACGCGAAGAAGGGAAAGGGGAGGGTAACCGTTCTGGGAGAATTGTTGAGATATTTCTCCAGGGACGATAAAGAGTTGAAATTCCAGGAGTCGGACAGGCTTAAGCATGCCGCTGGTGTAATAGACAGGCTGTTGACAGATTCGCGCACGAGGTCCGTCCATACGATATTGATGGATTTCGTTAAAGAGGCCGGTATATTCAAGCATATACTTTCCGAATATGACGGTAACGATATCCTTAAGATCCGTCAGCTCAGAGGGCTCACCTCTTTCGTGAATATGGTAAAGGCGAGCGACGTGGCAAACCCCGCGATAAGGCTGGATGACTTCATGCTTGAGATGAAGACTCGGAAAGAGCACGGCCTTGCCGTTCAGGGTAATCTCGTGACCTTAACTCAGGCCGGCGTCAGGGTCTATACTGCGCACGGCTCAAAAGGACTGGAATTCAATTCCGTCATAATACCGTTCTGCCTGCACAATAAGAATTGGCCTTCCAGGCCGCGTCCCGATATGATCATACTTCCGTCCGATCTTTTTAAATCTAAAGAGGAGGTGCGGGGGAAGGAGAAACTTAAAGAGCTTGCTTTACAGGATGAGACCAGGCTCTTCTATGTGGCGGTTACCAGGGCAAAGTCGCGTCTGATATTCACAGCCAGCCCGACGGAGGACGCGGTTCCCAGCCGCTATTTAAGCGCTTTGGACATAGCGCAGGAATCTCCCGAGAATGTCAAGGAAGAGGAACTCCTCGAAAAATCGCTGGAGACCACGGACCTTAACGATCCTTTTGTCGGGACCGAAGAGGTTCTGAAGGACATGATCGGGAACTTGACATTGAATCCGACAAGGCTCAATACATATATGACATGCAGGCGAAAATTCTTATACAATGACGTATTAAAGCTCCCCGGCCCGAAGAAGAAGAGCCTGGTATTCGGGAATTGCGTCCACAAGGCCCTGGAAGATACCTATAAAGCATTCATGAAGAATAGAAAATTTCCGAACTTTTCTTTCTTTCTGGAATGTTTCAAGAGCGAACTTTCTTTTCAGGGTGTCGACGAGGTTATGGAGCGCGACTGTTTAAACAAGTCCGATACTCTCAAAGGCTGGTTCGAGATCGCTTCAAAGGATCCCGTTATGCCGATAGGGCTCGAGAAGAAGCTGCTCATAACAGTCGGGGATAACATAATATTTACCGGTAAATACGATAAGGTCGAGCCCGAAGACAAAAAAGCCGGATTAGTGAGAATACTCGATTATAAGACGGGAAAACCCGATAATCACCTTCGCGACATAGAAAAGTCGCGTGACCCCTCAGATCCCGAGTGCGATGGTTATTTAAGACAGCTCGTATGCTATAAACTGCTTTTCGAAAGAGATAAAAAAGAATCAAGGGGCATGCATGTAAGCCATGGAGCCCTCGTATTCATAGAACCGGTCTCGACGCCGTTGAAAGCACAGGGTTATAAAAAAGGCGACTATGTCACAAAGTCGGTGGCCATTTCGGACGAAATGGTGGATTCCCTCGAAGAGCTCATCAAGCAAGCAGCGGGAGACATCCGGGGCCTGCGGTTTGAGAAGCTGGTCATGCGGGACGATAAAAAATGCGGGATGTGCGATTTCGATCCTATATGCTGGGGATAA
- a CDS encoding secondary thiamine-phosphate synthase enzyme YjbQ: protein MIINIPITTKMRTEMIDITPVVEAALKRSKTNSGTCQIFVPHTTAGLTINENADPSVKRDILSGLEKAAPLDGNYEHSEGNSAAHIKSTIVGTDKTVFVEDGKLKLGTWQGIFFCEFDGPRQRGILVNITRNFIPPKADSELSL, encoded by the coding sequence ATGATCATCAATATACCTATCACCACAAAGATGAGGACGGAAATGATCGACATAACACCCGTGGTGGAGGCTGCTCTCAAGAGATCGAAGACAAATAGCGGCACGTGCCAGATATTTGTCCCTCACACTACAGCGGGCCTTACCATTAATGAGAACGCCGACCCCAGCGTAAAACGCGACATACTAAGCGGCCTGGAAAAAGCGGCGCCTCTCGACGGCAACTACGAGCACTCCGAAGGCAATTCCGCAGCGCATATCAAATCTACTATAGTCGGGACCGATAAGACCGTCTTTGTCGAAGACGGCAAGCTTAAGCTCGGAACCTGGCAGGGTATCTTCTTTTGCGAATTCGACGGGCCCCGGCAGAGAGGCATTCTCGTTAATATCACAAGAAACTTCATCCCGCCGAAGGCGGATTCAGAACTTTCCTTATGA
- a CDS encoding PilZ domain-containing protein — protein MWDGINRRKFPRANYKCLITIKKRLTSKTLSTQTENIGAGGICVIVKEDLGLFQGVDLELFLDESHPPIKCGGTVVWVVKKSSSKKGSYLYDTGVEFIDIRPEDREKITEIVEEILKNQRRK, from the coding sequence ATGTGGGACGGAATAAATAGAAGAAAATTTCCGAGAGCAAACTATAAATGCCTGATCACTATTAAGAAGAGGCTGACCTCAAAGACGCTCTCGACACAGACCGAGAACATAGGGGCAGGCGGAATATGCGTAATCGTCAAGGAAGACCTTGGATTATTCCAGGGCGTTGACCTTGAATTGTTCCTCGACGAAAGCCATCCGCCGATAAAGTGCGGAGGGACCGTAGTGTGGGTGGTAAAAAAGTCTTCCTCAAAGAAAGGCTCATATCTGTATGACACAGGCGTTGAATTTATCGATATCCGGCCTGAAGACAGGGAAAAGATAACCGAGATAGTCGAAGAGATCCTGAAGAACCAGAGGCGGAAATAG
- a CDS encoding small basic protein, with amino-acid sequence MSQHPSLHGEGKDRQHRSVLKRYERIKILKEKEDWKDKDSVFGLQKVKVVKFKIKKEKAAAAETEGAEGTAAPAAGAAKTAAPAKGAVAKDTGKAGTGEKK; translated from the coding sequence ATGTCGCAACATCCAAGTCTGCATGGTGAGGGAAAGGATAGGCAGCACAGGTCCGTCTTGAAACGTTATGAGCGTATCAAGATACTAAAAGAGAAAGAAGATTGGAAAGATAAGGATTCTGTGTTTGGACTGCAAAAAGTCAAAGTAGTGAAATTTAAGATAAAGAAAGAGAAGGCAGCCGCCGCTGAAACAGAAGGCGCAGAAGGAACCGCAGCGCCGGCAGCAGGAGCCGCAAAGACAGCTGCTCCAGCCAAGGGTGCGGTAGCAAAGGACACCGGGAAAGCCGGGACAGGAGAGAAGAAATAG
- a CDS encoding GNAT family N-acetyltransferase encodes MPHLLRQFTKEDAKGVKDLILTILAKEYPFDKSAYSDSDLERIGETYGGERDSFFVIDDGGEVVGTVGIKQESKDEALLRRLFVDPKRRKLGYGTQLLSSAIDFCRQNGYKSIYFRCTDRMADAMKLCLKKGFKETEKLEVGGFRIHKLELSL; translated from the coding sequence ATGCCACATCTTTTAAGGCAGTTCACGAAAGAGGACGCTAAGGGCGTCAAAGACCTGATACTGACGATCCTGGCTAAAGAATATCCATTTGATAAATCTGCTTATTCTGACAGCGACCTGGAGAGGATAGGGGAGACGTACGGCGGCGAGAGAGATTCCTTCTTCGTCATCGACGACGGCGGAGAAGTCGTAGGTACTGTGGGTATAAAACAGGAGTCCAAAGACGAAGCGCTCCTCCGGAGGCTGTTCGTAGACCCGAAACGCAGGAAACTCGGTTATGGCACCCAGCTTCTATCCAGCGCGATAGATTTTTGCAGGCAGAACGGATATAAGAGCATCTATTTCAGGTGCACGGACAGGATGGCGGACGCAATGAAGCTCTGTTTAAAGAAGGGGTTCAAAGAAACAGAGAAGCTGGAAGTCGGCGGATTCAGGATCCACAAATTGGAGTTGTCATTATAA
- a CDS encoding XrtA/PEP-CTERM system-associated ATPase has translation MYKEFFGLKEKPFNVTSDPNFLFLSRVHKEAFSHLLYGIKERKGFLEITGEVGAGKTTLCRALLSQLDRNTKSAFVFNSTLPELQLLRCILEDFGIFVERNNKVSLLRQLNNFLIAELSKGNNVILIIDEAQNLKTSVLEEIRMLSNLETDKEKLFQIILVGQPELQNKINSPRLTQLKQRIAVRFHITALEKDEVSEYIYHRLSVAGSNGQIRFPEDALDRIFGFSGGIPRLINMVCDKSLLAAYAMEARDISLPIVDRSIQELEGVIKR, from the coding sequence ATGTATAAAGAATTCTTTGGACTGAAAGAAAAGCCTTTTAATGTAACCAGCGACCCGAATTTTCTATTTTTGAGCCGTGTCCACAAGGAGGCCTTTTCGCATCTTCTTTACGGGATAAAAGAACGAAAAGGGTTCCTTGAGATCACCGGAGAGGTAGGCGCGGGCAAGACGACTCTATGCCGAGCCCTCTTAAGTCAGCTTGACAGGAACACTAAGAGCGCGTTCGTTTTCAACTCCACCCTTCCCGAACTTCAGCTGTTGAGATGTATCCTTGAGGATTTTGGTATATTCGTCGAAAGGAACAACAAGGTATCTTTACTGCGGCAGCTGAATAACTTCCTGATAGCCGAGCTCTCAAAGGGAAATAACGTCATACTCATAATCGACGAGGCGCAGAATCTGAAGACTTCCGTGTTGGAAGAGATCCGAATGCTCTCAAACCTCGAGACCGACAAGGAAAAGCTATTCCAGATAATACTTGTAGGCCAGCCTGAACTGCAAAATAAGATAAATTCGCCGAGGCTTACGCAATTGAAACAGCGGATAGCGGTCAGGTTCCACATAACGGCGCTTGAAAAAGATGAAGTGAGCGAATATATATATCATAGGCTGTCTGTCGCAGGCTCCAATGGACAGATACGCTTCCCCGAAGACGCGCTGGATAGGATCTTCGGTTTTTCGGGAGGGATACCGCGCCTCATCAATATGGTATGCGATAAATCTCTCTTGGCGGCCTATGCGATGGAGGCCAGGGATATATCCCTACCTATAGTCGACCGCAGCATACAAGAATTAGAAGGAGTGATAAAGAGATGA
- a CDS encoding SPOR domain-containing protein: protein MEEDNQQKEFFELDKPKRSFPGFGRIFQKTDLERKFVFTLTLEKTVFIAIGIIMAMVVVYALGVEAGKSIKGPKTAAYSECRAKAAVSVAEPHVRTVKLTRGSTSVPPPQNLSTAAGRKSLAVNAAARQPKAQAVVKPYTIIAVTLTRRDTAMQEVERLRKEGISAYIVPSGKYFQVRTGSYQSAISVQAKQDLIKVRRQFKDAYLKQL from the coding sequence ATGGAAGAAGATAATCAGCAAAAAGAGTTTTTTGAGTTAGATAAGCCTAAAAGGTCGTTTCCGGGGTTTGGCCGAATATTCCAAAAAACCGATCTTGAGAGGAAATTTGTATTTACCCTCACACTAGAAAAGACCGTGTTTATTGCCATAGGCATTATCATGGCAATGGTCGTGGTCTATGCGCTGGGGGTCGAGGCCGGTAAATCGATAAAGGGTCCTAAAACCGCGGCCTATTCAGAATGTAGGGCAAAAGCAGCCGTGTCCGTTGCGGAACCGCATGTGCGCACCGTGAAATTAACGCGAGGTTCAACATCTGTTCCGCCGCCGCAAAACCTAAGCACTGCCGCCGGCAGAAAGAGCCTTGCGGTCAATGCCGCGGCAAGGCAGCCAAAGGCACAAGCTGTCGTGAAACCATACACCATAATAGCGGTTACGCTGACGAGGCGCGATACGGCGATGCAGGAAGTGGAGCGTTTAAGAAAAGAGGGGATCAGCGCATATATAGTCCCCTCGGGAAAATATTTTCAAGTGCGGACGGGATCATACCAGTCGGCAATCAGCGTCCAGGCAAAACAGGACCTGATCAAAGTAAGGCGTCAATTCAAGGACGCGTATTTAAAGCAACTATAG
- the aroB gene encoding 3-dehydroquinate synthase, which produces MRRVSVSLKDRSYDIIIGWNLIGRSGALLDLKGIGKDVVIISNRKLLNLHGRKLKRSLVNKAFTVRLETVPDSERAKDASVAVDLIARIASYDRRKEISIIAFGGGVIGDLAGFVAAVYKRGVPFVQIPTTLLAQVDSAIGGKTAVDLSVAKNLVGAFYQPKIVLSDISLLRSLSRRQIRNGLAEVIKYGVIKDGGLFRFIESSHGKILRGERAALERIISRSSLIKARIVEEDEFDRKGSRALLNYGHTIGHAIEAASRYSGRYNHGEAVGLGMIAASRISMRLGKIDPESVMRIERLIKACGLPTTVKGLRFSDIYESQLHDKKFSGARNRFVLPVKIGRAVAVDNVPYRAIKEAVESMFSDR; this is translated from the coding sequence GTGCGCAGGGTAAGCGTCAGCCTGAAAGATAGATCTTACGATATTATTATAGGCTGGAATTTGATCGGCCGGTCCGGCGCTTTATTGGATCTGAAGGGCATAGGGAAAGACGTTGTAATAATATCCAACAGAAAACTCCTTAACCTGCATGGGCGGAAACTTAAGCGATCGCTTGTGAACAAAGCGTTTACAGTAAGACTCGAGACGGTACCTGACTCTGAACGGGCTAAGGATGCCAGCGTAGCAGTGGATCTCATTGCCAGGATCGCCTCTTACGACAGACGTAAAGAGATATCGATAATAGCTTTCGGCGGAGGTGTAATAGGGGACCTGGCCGGATTCGTCGCGGCTGTATATAAGCGGGGAGTGCCTTTCGTCCAGATTCCGACAACGTTATTAGCGCAGGTCGATTCCGCAATCGGCGGAAAAACGGCTGTGGACTTGAGCGTCGCGAAAAATCTCGTCGGAGCGTTTTATCAGCCTAAGATAGTCCTCTCTGATATCTCTTTATTGAGGTCGCTTTCAAGGCGGCAGATCAGGAACGGACTGGCAGAGGTAATAAAATACGGAGTGATCAAAGACGGAGGGCTCTTTCGCTTCATAGAATCTTCCCACGGTAAAATACTCCGCGGAGAAAGGGCAGCGCTTGAACGTATAATTTCGCGCTCAAGCCTGATCAAGGCGCGCATAGTGGAAGAAGACGAGTTCGATAGGAAAGGCTCCCGCGCGCTCCTTAACTACGGTCACACGATAGGGCATGCGATAGAGGCAGCATCTCGGTACTCGGGCAGATACAACCACGGCGAAGCCGTAGGTCTCGGCATGATAGCGGCCTCAAGAATATCCATGAGACTTGGAAAGATAGACCCTGAAAGCGTAATGCGCATCGAGCGTCTCATTAAGGCTTGCGGCTTGCCGACAACCGTGAAGGGTCTGAGGTTTTCCGATATATATGAGTCCCAGCTGCATGACAAAAAATTTTCAGGCGCTCGCAACAGGTTCGTCCTGCCGGTAAAGATAGGCAGGGCCGTAGCCGTAGATAATGTGCCCTACAGGGCAATCAAAGAAGCGGTAGAATCCATGTTTTCGGACAGATGA